One genomic segment of Arthrobacter sp. JZ12 includes these proteins:
- a CDS encoding NUDIX hydrolase, with amino-acid sequence MARTDTAVANTSTEQRSALVAAGALCWRKRQGQLEVLLIHRPRYDDWSWPKGKIDPGETTPECAVREVREEVGITIRLGIPLPTIEYPVSAGLKVVHYWAARAEGLTPKPDGKEVDAFLWCSPERAAELLSNPSDREPLDALVTAANEDDLSTWPLIIVRHAKAKPRSSWTRAEGERPLAATGRRQALAVSKLLQAWSPDRIVSSPWIRCVQTIMPYVKESGARLKLVDAITERDAARKPDRARGAVGKLFDRRVPVALCTHRPVLPLVLDVLRAHMPMRLANALPTTDPYLAPGEAIICQVSSKNHGRVVSVEQFRAYDD; translated from the coding sequence ATGGCCCGGACAGACACCGCGGTGGCAAACACATCCACCGAGCAGCGCTCCGCCCTCGTCGCAGCCGGAGCGCTGTGTTGGAGAAAACGGCAGGGGCAGCTGGAGGTCCTGCTGATCCACCGGCCACGCTACGACGACTGGTCGTGGCCAAAGGGCAAGATTGATCCGGGCGAAACCACTCCGGAATGCGCGGTTCGCGAGGTCCGCGAAGAGGTAGGAATCACCATCAGGCTGGGGATCCCGCTGCCCACGATCGAATACCCGGTCTCGGCGGGACTCAAAGTTGTGCACTATTGGGCAGCGCGGGCCGAGGGACTGACTCCCAAGCCTGACGGGAAGGAGGTGGACGCCTTCCTCTGGTGCTCCCCCGAGCGGGCTGCGGAGCTCCTGAGCAACCCCTCTGATAGGGAGCCCCTCGACGCGCTGGTGACGGCGGCGAACGAAGATGACCTGAGCACCTGGCCGCTGATCATCGTGCGTCACGCCAAAGCGAAGCCCCGCTCGTCTTGGACGCGTGCGGAGGGCGAGCGCCCGTTGGCGGCCACCGGCCGGCGCCAGGCCCTGGCGGTCAGCAAGCTGCTGCAGGCATGGTCGCCTGACCGCATTGTGAGCAGCCCCTGGATCCGCTGCGTGCAGACCATAATGCCGTACGTGAAGGAGTCCGGCGCAAGGCTCAAACTGGTGGACGCGATTACCGAGCGGGACGCCGCACGCAAACCTGACAGGGCCAGGGGCGCCGTCGGGAAGCTGTTCGACCGCAGGGTGCCGGTCGCACTGTGCACCCACCGCCCGGTGCTTCCACTGGTCCTCGATGTCCTCCGGGCCCATATGCCCATGCGCCTGGCCAACGCCCTTCCGACAACGGACCCCTACCTGGCGCCGGGTGAGGCCATCATCTGCCAGGTGAGCAGCAAGAATCACGGCAGGGTGGTGTCCGTCGAGCAGTTCCGGGCGTATGACGACTGA
- a CDS encoding thymidylate synthase — translation MTTDFGSTRLDCVTTPVPTPYEDLLRDVLANGTPKSDRTGTGTRSVFGRQLRFDLSRSFPLITTKRVHFKSVALELLWFLRGDSNVRWLQERGVRIWNEWADESGELGPVYGVQWRSWPTPDGGHIDQIERLIDGLKANPDSRRHIVSAWNVAEIENMALPPCHAFFQFYVADGRLSCQLYQRSADMFLGVPFNIASYALLTLMIAQQVGLEPGEFIWTGGDVHIYDDHLEQVAEQLSRDPYPYPTLRINRKPETIFDYQLEDFVVENYQHHPTIKAPIAV, via the coding sequence ATGACGACTGATTTCGGCTCGACTAGGCTGGACTGCGTGACTACCCCGGTTCCCACACCCTACGAAGACCTGCTCCGCGACGTCCTGGCGAACGGCACGCCGAAATCTGACCGCACCGGAACCGGCACCCGGAGTGTCTTTGGAAGACAGCTCCGCTTCGACCTCAGCCGGTCCTTCCCGCTGATCACCACCAAACGGGTGCACTTCAAATCCGTCGCCCTGGAGCTTCTGTGGTTCCTGCGCGGTGATTCGAATGTGCGGTGGCTCCAGGAGCGCGGCGTGCGGATCTGGAATGAGTGGGCCGACGAGTCCGGCGAGCTTGGACCTGTCTACGGCGTGCAGTGGCGATCATGGCCCACGCCCGACGGCGGCCACATTGACCAGATTGAACGGCTGATCGATGGCCTGAAGGCCAATCCCGATTCACGCCGTCACATCGTCTCGGCCTGGAATGTCGCCGAGATCGAGAACATGGCCCTGCCGCCCTGCCACGCCTTCTTCCAGTTCTACGTGGCCGACGGCAGACTGTCCTGCCAGCTGTACCAGCGGTCCGCTGACATGTTCCTCGGGGTCCCGTTCAACATAGCGTCCTACGCCCTGCTCACCCTCATGATCGCCCAGCAGGTTGGGCTGGAGCCCGGCGAGTTCATCTGGACCGGCGGCGATGTCCACATCTACGACGACCATCTGGAGCAGGTGGCCGAGCAGCTTTCCCGCGACCCCTATCCCTATCCCACGCTGCGGATCAATCGGAAGCCGGAGACCATCTTCGACTACCAACTGGAGGACTTCGTGGTGGAGAACTATCAGCACCACCCCACGATCAAGGCTCCGATCGCGGTATGA
- a CDS encoding dihydrofolate reductase, with translation MSTSPDYQLHPSDYVGKPLIGMIWAQTVDGVIGRDGQMPWHLPEDLAHFRRTTQGHPVIMGRRTWESFPEKYRPLPGRTNIVVTRQHPAPSAFEGAVVVHSLDEALAEARRSEGADEIWIIGGGQIYAEAAPQANAAVVTVIDVSVEGDTFAPGLGNSWKLSGVAPAEGWSTSESGTRYRIGLWTRIGDEV, from the coding sequence ATGAGCACATCACCGGATTACCAACTCCACCCGTCCGACTACGTCGGCAAACCCTTGATCGGAATGATCTGGGCGCAGACCGTCGACGGCGTGATCGGACGAGACGGCCAGATGCCCTGGCACCTGCCGGAGGATTTGGCGCACTTCCGCCGCACCACGCAGGGGCACCCGGTCATCATGGGCCGGCGGACCTGGGAGTCGTTCCCTGAAAAGTACAGGCCGCTGCCTGGGCGCACCAACATCGTGGTGACCAGGCAGCATCCAGCGCCTTCCGCTTTCGAGGGTGCCGTCGTCGTGCATTCCCTTGACGAGGCACTGGCCGAAGCACGCCGCAGCGAGGGTGCCGATGAGATCTGGATCATCGGGGGCGGGCAAATCTACGCCGAGGCCGCACCGCAGGCGAATGCCGCCGTCGTGACGGTGATCGACGTGTCCGTCGAGGGCGACACTTTCGCTCCTGGTCTGGGCAACTCGTGGAAACTGTCCGGGGTCGCGCCGGCTGAGGGGTGGTCCACATCGGAGAGCGGCACCCGCTACCGGATCGGCCTGTGGACGCGGATCGGTGATGAGGTATGA
- the asd gene encoding aspartate-semialdehyde dehydrogenase: MVGSVLMQRMQDEGDFRHINPVFFSTSNAGGAAPSFAEGAGPLQDAYDVETLAKLPIIVTAQGGGYTSEVYPKLRDAGWDGLWIDAASTLRMEDTSIIVLDPVNREVIDAGLSNGIRDFIGGNCTVSCMLMGLGGLFRNGLVEWGTSMTYQAASGGGARHMRELLNQFGSIHSIIAENLADPASAILDIDRAVLAQQKNPEMDVSQFGVPLAGSVIPWIDADLGNGQSKEEWKAGVETNKILGNDLADGARIPFDGLCVRIGAMRSHSQALTLKLTQDLSVSEIETLIDQDNEWATVVPNTKEATIAGLTPVAASGTLQIPVGRIRKLDMGPKYISAFTVGDQLLWGAAEPLRRMLLIATGNL; the protein is encoded by the coding sequence ATGGTCGGTTCTGTCCTGATGCAGCGCATGCAGGACGAGGGCGACTTCCGGCACATCAACCCCGTTTTCTTCTCGACCTCGAATGCAGGCGGCGCCGCGCCGTCGTTCGCCGAGGGTGCCGGCCCGCTACAGGACGCTTACGACGTCGAGACGCTGGCCAAGCTTCCCATCATCGTGACGGCGCAGGGCGGCGGCTACACCTCCGAGGTCTACCCGAAGCTGCGCGACGCCGGCTGGGACGGGCTGTGGATCGATGCCGCTTCCACCCTGCGCATGGAGGACACCTCCATCATCGTGCTGGATCCGGTCAACCGTGAAGTCATTGACGCCGGCCTGAGCAACGGCATCCGCGATTTCATCGGCGGCAACTGCACCGTTTCCTGCATGTTGATGGGCCTCGGCGGCCTGTTCCGGAACGGGTTGGTCGAGTGGGGCACGTCCATGACCTACCAGGCGGCATCGGGCGGCGGAGCCCGACACATGAGGGAACTGCTGAACCAGTTCGGGTCCATCCACAGCATCATCGCCGAGAACCTCGCGGACCCGGCCTCCGCCATCCTTGATATCGACCGTGCGGTCCTGGCCCAGCAAAAGAATCCGGAGATGGATGTCTCCCAGTTCGGTGTGCCGCTGGCCGGTTCAGTGATCCCGTGGATCGACGCCGATCTGGGCAACGGACAGTCCAAGGAGGAATGGAAGGCCGGCGTCGAGACCAACAAGATTCTCGGCAATGACCTCGCTGACGGCGCCCGCATCCCCTTCGATGGACTATGCGTTCGGATCGGTGCCATGCGCTCGCACTCCCAGGCGCTGACGCTCAAGCTGACTCAGGACCTGTCTGTCAGCGAGATCGAGACCCTGATCGACCAGGACAACGAATGGGCCACCGTGGTGCCGAACACCAAGGAAGCCACCATCGCTGGCCTTACGCCGGTTGCCGCGAGCGGCACCCTCCAGATTCCGGTGGGCCGCATCCGCAAGCTGGACATGGGACCGAAGTACATCAGCGCGTTCACCGTGGGCGACCAACTGCTCTGGGGCGCCGCCGAGCCGCTGCGCCGCATGCTCCTGATCGCCACCGGCAACCTCTAG
- a CDS encoding UDP-N-acetylmuramate dehydrogenase, which produces MTALAQFTTSAVGGPARKFVEARTEAEIIEAVRSADEAGEPLLLVGGGSNLLVADSGFDGTVVHIASTGFTVNDDDATCGGVMVTVQAGQPWDELVEYTVRHAYSGLEALSGIPGSTGAVPVQNVGAYGAEVSQTIALVRTYDRQTRSIRSLANFDLKFGYRDSLLKRTTDGGSPRYVVLTVQFQLALGRMSAPVRYAELARELGIEVGQRAYATDVRRAVLKLRAGKGMVLDPADRDTYSTGSFFTNPIVDAATADSLPDGAPRYPMPDGSVKLSAAWLIDHAGFGKGFGLAGDAGFDTAGGRAALSTKHTLAVTNRGNASAEDLLAIAGLVADGVERRFGIRLHPEPLLIGCSLG; this is translated from the coding sequence GTGACGGCTCTCGCGCAGTTCACAACCTCGGCAGTGGGGGGCCCGGCGCGCAAGTTCGTCGAAGCCCGGACCGAGGCCGAGATTATCGAGGCAGTGCGCTCCGCCGATGAGGCGGGGGAGCCGCTGCTGCTCGTGGGCGGCGGCTCGAACCTGCTGGTGGCAGACAGCGGTTTCGACGGAACCGTGGTGCACATTGCTTCCACCGGTTTCACCGTGAACGACGACGACGCCACCTGCGGGGGCGTCATGGTCACCGTGCAGGCGGGCCAGCCCTGGGACGAGCTCGTTGAGTACACGGTGCGCCACGCCTACTCCGGGTTGGAGGCGCTTTCCGGGATCCCCGGATCCACGGGCGCGGTTCCGGTCCAAAACGTGGGTGCCTATGGTGCGGAGGTGTCCCAGACGATTGCGCTGGTCCGCACCTACGACCGGCAGACCAGGTCCATCAGGTCCCTGGCCAACTTCGATCTGAAGTTCGGGTACCGCGATTCCCTCCTGAAGCGCACCACCGACGGGGGATCTCCCCGCTACGTGGTTCTTACCGTGCAGTTCCAGTTGGCGCTGGGGCGGATGAGCGCTCCGGTGCGGTACGCCGAACTGGCGCGCGAGCTTGGCATAGAGGTGGGTCAGCGGGCGTACGCTACCGACGTTCGGCGGGCTGTGCTCAAGCTCCGCGCCGGCAAGGGGATGGTTCTGGATCCGGCAGACCGGGATACCTACAGCACGGGCTCCTTCTTCACGAACCCCATCGTGGATGCGGCAACCGCCGACTCGCTTCCCGACGGTGCTCCGCGGTATCCGATGCCGGACGGAAGCGTGAAGCTCAGCGCCGCCTGGCTAATTGATCACGCAGGCTTTGGGAAGGGCTTCGGCCTCGCCGGAGACGCCGGCTTTGACACGGCAGGGGGCAGGGCCGCGCTGTCCACCAAGCACACCCTCGCCGTCACCAACCGGGGCAACGCCTCAGCCGAGGACCTGCTGGCCATAGCAGGCCTCGTGGCTGACGGCGTGGAGCGGCGATTCGGTATCCGCCTGCACCCCGAGCCGCTTCTCATCGGGTGCTCGCTGGGCTAG
- a CDS encoding MaoC family dehydratase: MAITLAELEVGQEIGRSFVDVTRLDLVKYAGASGDFNPIHWNEAFARSVDLPGVIAHGMFTMGSAVQVVTDWIGDPSAVVDYQTRFTRPVVVEDTTAEPGSAGATVEVVGVVGAVDQDNSTARIDLTVTAGGQKVLVKAQAVVRIW; this comes from the coding sequence GTGGCAATCACCCTCGCAGAACTTGAGGTAGGCCAGGAGATCGGCCGGTCTTTCGTGGACGTTACCCGACTGGACCTCGTGAAATACGCGGGCGCATCCGGCGACTTCAACCCGATCCACTGGAACGAAGCATTCGCCCGCAGCGTGGACCTGCCCGGCGTCATCGCGCACGGCATGTTCACCATGGGGTCAGCGGTTCAGGTGGTGACCGACTGGATCGGCGACCCCAGCGCCGTCGTCGATTACCAGACGCGGTTCACGCGGCCCGTGGTTGTCGAGGACACCACGGCAGAGCCCGGCAGCGCCGGAGCAACGGTCGAGGTTGTGGGTGTTGTCGGAGCGGTGGACCAGGACAATTCCACCGCGCGGATCGACCTCACGGTCACCGCGGGCGGGCAGAAGGTGCTGGTCAAGGCGCAGGCCGTGGTGCGGATCTGGTGA
- a CDS encoding FAS1-like dehydratase domain-containing protein — MTINPDLQGRSYPAAEVYTVGREKIREFARAVKATHPAHYDVEAAHELGHRDLLAPPTFAIIIAQRADAQLINDPEAGIDFTRVVHADQRFTHHRPIVAGDELVAELHVDQVRAMGGGAMITTRAEISTVEGEKTATTTSSILVRGEEQ, encoded by the coding sequence ATGACGATCAATCCTGACCTGCAGGGGCGCAGCTACCCCGCAGCGGAGGTCTACACAGTCGGCCGCGAGAAGATTCGGGAGTTCGCCCGCGCGGTGAAGGCCACCCATCCCGCCCATTACGACGTCGAGGCAGCCCACGAACTGGGGCACCGTGACCTGCTCGCTCCGCCCACCTTCGCGATCATCATTGCCCAGCGGGCCGATGCACAGCTCATCAACGACCCCGAAGCCGGGATCGACTTTACCCGCGTGGTGCACGCAGACCAGCGCTTCACGCACCACCGCCCGATCGTCGCCGGAGACGAACTGGTCGCCGAACTCCACGTGGACCAGGTGCGTGCAATGGGCGGCGGCGCAATGATCACCACCCGCGCCGAAATTTCCACTGTGGAGGGCGAAAAGACCGCCACCACAACGTCGTCCATCCTGGTTCGCGGAGAGGAGCAGTAG
- a CDS encoding AMP-binding protein, whose translation MSIALPGRPLEAAAQSVPFAAELARFDDRPAVLTDSGSLSYRQLADRVAAVAGRLGPERRLALLSATNDVDSLVAYLAALSAGHPLILVPGDKPAAVQSIVDAFDPDVILQAGNGTGEPRISEIRPITAHQLHPDLALLLSTSGSTGSPKLVRLSHTNLQANAESIAEYLRLTPDDRAVTTLPMSYCYGLSVINTHLLTGASVVLTGLSVVDPCFWDLFRSTRATAFAAVPYTFELLERVGFADMDLPHLRYVTQAGGRLAPELVEHYAALGQERGWDLFVMYGQTEATARMAYLPPHLAVRNPSGIGVPVPGGSFRIDPVPGLDDGELVYTGPNVMLGYAEHPADLAAGRTITELRTGDLARRHPDGLYQVVGRRSRFIKIAGLRIDLGRVEQILGEFGVPATSAGTDDLLVVAVQGDHEPDLLRKMLAQELGIPRGAVRMYAVDELPRLSSGKPDYRAVLALAEPAPDLQEKASARTEGPQDVRAILAEQLEVSGVSDNSTFVSLGGDSLSYVAASVRLEKALGTLPADWHLRTVAELERQQTEPAGRCPSLLKQLFAPVETSIVLRAIAIILIISTHIGLFRWEGTAHVLMAAAGYNFARFQLQGEGMERLGRQLTSLARIVVPSMAVIALGYVITDHYSVANIFLLNALLGPQEVTPEWHFWFVEVLTYLLVCVIALLAVPPVAKLERRFPFAFPLSLAAAGLLTRFNVVDLDLPNTAPALWLFALGWSVARARTVLHRCLISVIVILAVPGFFWGDQLREMTLLIGILLLVWLRTLPVPRGLTRLAVLLAGASLHIYLVHWLVFPHLEFTHPAVGVLASLAAGALYWYFVTRLPGWSRSWAGRTRLTNRAA comes from the coding sequence GTGTCTATTGCACTTCCCGGCAGGCCCCTGGAGGCTGCGGCGCAATCCGTGCCCTTCGCTGCGGAGCTTGCCCGCTTCGATGACCGCCCCGCCGTACTCACCGACAGCGGCAGCCTGAGCTACCGACAGCTGGCAGACCGTGTGGCCGCTGTTGCAGGCAGGCTTGGTCCGGAACGTCGCCTGGCGCTGCTGAGCGCAACCAACGACGTCGACTCCCTGGTGGCGTACCTGGCCGCCCTCTCCGCCGGTCACCCCCTGATCCTCGTGCCCGGGGACAAGCCGGCCGCGGTGCAGTCGATCGTCGACGCCTTCGATCCGGATGTGATCCTGCAGGCGGGCAATGGAACGGGGGAGCCGCGGATCTCGGAGATCCGACCGATCACAGCGCACCAGCTCCACCCCGACCTCGCACTCCTGCTGAGCACCTCCGGGTCAACGGGCTCACCCAAGCTTGTGCGCCTGTCCCACACCAACCTGCAGGCGAACGCCGAATCGATCGCCGAGTACCTGCGCCTGACGCCGGATGACCGCGCCGTCACCACGCTGCCGATGTCCTACTGCTATGGGCTGTCGGTCATCAACACCCACTTGCTCACCGGTGCCTCGGTGGTGCTCACCGGGTTGTCCGTCGTCGACCCCTGCTTCTGGGACCTGTTCCGAAGCACGCGGGCTACTGCCTTCGCTGCGGTGCCCTACACCTTCGAGCTGTTGGAACGCGTGGGTTTCGCGGACATGGATCTGCCGCATCTGCGTTATGTTACGCAGGCGGGCGGACGCCTCGCCCCCGAACTCGTCGAGCACTACGCTGCCCTCGGCCAGGAACGGGGCTGGGACCTGTTCGTCATGTACGGGCAGACGGAAGCGACCGCCCGGATGGCCTACCTTCCGCCTCACCTCGCCGTGCGGAACCCCTCCGGGATCGGCGTCCCCGTGCCGGGCGGAAGCTTCCGCATCGATCCGGTACCGGGGCTCGACGACGGGGAGCTGGTTTACACAGGTCCGAACGTGATGCTGGGCTACGCGGAGCATCCGGCGGACCTGGCTGCAGGACGGACCATCACCGAGCTCCGTACGGGCGACCTTGCACGGCGGCACCCGGACGGCTTGTACCAGGTGGTGGGGCGGCGAAGCCGGTTCATCAAGATCGCGGGCCTGCGCATTGACCTTGGCCGGGTCGAGCAGATCCTTGGCGAGTTCGGGGTGCCCGCAACGAGCGCCGGAACGGACGATCTCCTGGTGGTGGCGGTACAGGGGGACCATGAGCCCGACCTGCTCCGCAAGATGCTTGCGCAGGAACTAGGAATCCCACGCGGAGCGGTACGGATGTACGCGGTGGACGAGCTTCCCCGCCTCAGCAGCGGTAAGCCCGACTACCGGGCAGTACTAGCGCTCGCCGAGCCTGCTCCGGACCTGCAGGAGAAGGCGTCCGCGCGAACCGAGGGGCCGCAGGACGTGCGCGCCATCCTCGCGGAACAGCTGGAGGTCTCCGGGGTGTCCGATAACAGCACCTTCGTCTCACTCGGCGGGGACTCCCTGTCCTACGTGGCAGCCTCGGTGCGGTTGGAGAAGGCACTCGGAACCCTCCCCGCCGACTGGCACCTGCGGACCGTCGCGGAGCTTGAGCGGCAACAGACTGAGCCCGCAGGGCGATGCCCGTCGCTGCTGAAACAACTGTTTGCACCCGTCGAGACGAGTATCGTCCTGCGGGCCATCGCGATCATCCTGATCATCAGTACACACATCGGGCTCTTCCGCTGGGAAGGCACCGCGCATGTGCTGATGGCGGCTGCGGGTTATAACTTCGCGCGCTTCCAGCTGCAGGGCGAGGGGATGGAACGGCTGGGCCGTCAGCTGACCAGCCTTGCCCGGATTGTGGTGCCAAGCATGGCGGTCATAGCCCTGGGCTACGTCATCACGGACCACTACAGCGTCGCCAACATCTTCCTGCTGAACGCACTCCTGGGGCCACAGGAAGTGACACCCGAATGGCACTTCTGGTTCGTTGAGGTCCTGACCTACCTACTGGTGTGCGTCATCGCACTGCTCGCTGTTCCGCCCGTCGCGAAGCTTGAACGGCGGTTTCCCTTCGCCTTTCCGCTCAGCCTCGCCGCGGCAGGGCTGCTGACCCGGTTCAACGTGGTGGATTTGGACCTGCCGAACACGGCTCCGGCACTCTGGCTCTTCGCGCTGGGTTGGTCTGTCGCCCGGGCACGGACGGTCCTGCACCGTTGCCTCATCTCCGTCATCGTGATTTTGGCAGTGCCGGGGTTCTTCTGGGGCGACCAGCTCCGGGAGATGACTCTGTTGATCGGAATCCTGTTGCTGGTTTGGCTGCGGACCCTTCCGGTCCCGCGCGGCCTGACGCGCCTCGCCGTGCTGCTGGCCGGCGCATCCCTGCACATCTACCTGGTTCATTGGCTCGTCTTCCCGCACCTCGAATTCACCCACCCGGCGGTGGGTGTTCTCGCATCGCTGGCCGCCGGTGCCCTCTACTGGTACTTCGTCACCCGCCTCCCCGGATGGAGCCGGTCCTGGGCCGGAAGGACCCGCCTAACGAATCGCGCGGCGTAA
- a CDS encoding ABC transporter ATP-binding protein, whose protein sequence is MTGQGSETAVPALQLAGVSRRYGKVQAATSLDLTVAPGELVTLIGPSGCGKSTLLRLIAGLERPDAGTITIAGEIVADRRCFQEPEHRRVGLVFQDHALFPNLTVARNVAFGLNRLQASERRSRVAEVLDLVRLGHLAGRYPHELSGGEQQRVALARALAPRPAVVLLDEPFSSLDETLRGRVRSDIVSVLRETGTTGVLVTHDQTEALSVGNRVVVMRDGVIEQTDVPENVFEQPATRFVASFMGDADFLPANVHNALLTCEIGVVSTVPGWANCDVDVDVVLRPHEVALSPDSRSSARVVSIEYRGAFVLHHVRLGSGRTLRSWQPHQVRYAPGTPVNVTVAAGTSPTLLVGDHAVTAPPEQGVRTAEHTPLPSR, encoded by the coding sequence ATGACCGGGCAGGGTAGCGAGACAGCCGTTCCTGCGTTGCAGCTCGCAGGCGTGAGCCGGCGGTACGGGAAGGTGCAGGCGGCAACATCCCTGGACCTCACCGTTGCACCCGGAGAACTGGTCACGCTGATCGGCCCGTCAGGGTGCGGTAAGTCAACCCTGCTCAGGCTCATCGCGGGGCTGGAGCGTCCGGATGCCGGTACCATCACCATCGCCGGGGAAATAGTCGCCGACAGACGGTGCTTCCAGGAACCCGAGCACCGAAGGGTCGGCCTCGTGTTCCAGGACCACGCACTGTTCCCCAACCTGACGGTGGCCAGGAATGTCGCCTTCGGCCTGAACAGGTTGCAGGCTTCGGAACGGCGCAGCCGCGTGGCGGAGGTGCTGGACCTTGTCCGGCTGGGCCACCTGGCCGGTCGTTATCCCCATGAGTTGTCCGGCGGGGAGCAGCAGCGCGTTGCCCTGGCACGCGCGCTGGCGCCGCGTCCCGCCGTCGTACTGCTCGATGAACCATTCTCCAGCCTGGATGAAACCCTCCGGGGGAGGGTGCGGTCCGACATTGTGTCGGTGCTGCGCGAGACGGGAACCACGGGTGTGCTGGTCACACACGACCAGACGGAGGCCCTCTCGGTGGGCAACCGGGTGGTGGTGATGCGCGACGGCGTCATCGAGCAGACGGACGTTCCCGAGAACGTCTTCGAGCAGCCCGCAACCCGCTTCGTCGCCTCCTTCATGGGAGATGCCGACTTCCTGCCGGCGAACGTGCACAACGCCCTGCTCACCTGTGAGATCGGCGTCGTCTCAACCGTGCCGGGCTGGGCAAACTGCGACGTTGACGTAGACGTTGTGCTGCGCCCGCACGAGGTTGCCCTGAGCCCGGATTCGCGGTCCTCAGCAAGGGTGGTCTCGATCGAATACCGCGGTGCCTTCGTCCTTCACCATGTGCGCCTCGGTTCGGGCCGCACGCTGCGCTCGTGGCAACCGCACCAGGTGCGCTACGCGCCGGGTACGCCAGTGAACGTGACGGTCGCGGCCGGAACATCGCCGACACTGCTGGTCGGCGACCATGCCGTCACGGCTCCTCCTGAGCAAGGCGTTCGCACTGCTGAGCACACCCCGCTACCGTCCCGATAG